One part of the Sorangiineae bacterium MSr11954 genome encodes these proteins:
- a CDS encoding peptidylprolyl isomerase, with amino-acid sequence MNRLQSRSARRVASGLFGILGTMALASCSDASDRGSLDPGSTEAQEEALSAESAAARGELDRIREIEDHRLLESAELRRFLQSTNPRVAEAAATAAGRIGDTTLTAHVLALLDARSSRVRAAAALALGLLGGDGVEGAIVARLGKERDRGARAQLLLALGRKGTASSLPAITAPIVQNDDAEVQGAAAEALGFLIRSGVAFGKNDAAVERLLAHAGSHPSERATPSAFALSGLAGQKVPLPEAALLSAFASSPSPTARAYLGRALSVLKTPAAIQALVREVARDRDPHARAGLCGHLARVGATPEVLGALSSALRDRSPEVVVAAVTAIGTLGAAASGLAPALTALYDGSRSDWVRSTVLTTLVAVDKGAARSRVEAGLSDAWPVRLTAIPALAVLGTDADVAKLVSIAGGADKRLVYAAIEAIATLDPSRATPEMKATLRGVLANPDFETISAVADAVVAHKWTDFADDFRGLYDAFPGPANLNGRMAVLLALGTVGSTADVPLFERGLADDEQLVSQTAADAYKAITGVDVSARVRRASVVRTKTPSHREVERALDSLVLLETTRGPIVLRMLREAPLSATNFVRLAGSGFYDGLPFHRVVPNFVAQGGDPRGDGFGGSDDLVREEIARVPHRRGTVGMATQGKDTASSQFFFNHGWNVSLDGRYTVFAETIFGLDAADRLEVGDTIKRARVLPGAGL; translated from the coding sequence TGCAGCGACGCTTCCGATCGAGGATCGCTCGATCCCGGGAGCACCGAAGCCCAGGAGGAGGCCCTTTCGGCCGAGTCCGCAGCCGCGAGGGGTGAGCTCGATCGCATCCGTGAAATCGAAGATCACCGTCTCCTGGAGAGCGCAGAGCTCAGGAGATTTTTGCAAAGTACGAATCCCCGCGTCGCCGAAGCCGCGGCCACCGCCGCCGGACGCATCGGCGATACGACCTTGACGGCCCACGTGCTCGCGCTGCTCGATGCGCGTTCCTCCCGCGTGCGCGCGGCCGCCGCGTTGGCGCTGGGTTTGCTCGGCGGAGACGGCGTCGAGGGCGCCATCGTCGCGCGGCTGGGGAAGGAGCGCGATCGGGGCGCGCGCGCGCAGCTGCTCCTGGCGCTGGGCCGCAAGGGAACGGCCTCGTCGCTGCCGGCGATCACGGCGCCCATCGTTCAAAACGACGACGCGGAGGTGCAAGGCGCCGCCGCGGAAGCGCTCGGCTTTTTGATCCGCAGCGGCGTGGCCTTTGGAAAGAACGACGCCGCGGTCGAGCGGCTTCTTGCGCACGCGGGGAGCCATCCGAGCGAGCGCGCCACCCCATCGGCCTTTGCGCTCTCGGGGCTGGCGGGGCAAAAAGTCCCGCTGCCGGAGGCGGCGCTCCTTTCGGCCTTTGCGTCCTCGCCCTCGCCCACGGCGCGCGCCTACTTGGGGCGGGCGCTCTCCGTGCTGAAAACGCCGGCTGCCATTCAGGCGCTGGTGCGCGAGGTCGCGCGCGATCGCGATCCGCATGCGCGCGCCGGTCTTTGCGGCCATCTGGCGCGGGTGGGGGCGACCCCCGAGGTGCTGGGCGCGCTGTCGTCGGCGCTCCGCGATCGTTCGCCGGAGGTGGTGGTGGCGGCGGTCACGGCCATCGGCACCTTGGGCGCGGCCGCCTCGGGGCTCGCGCCGGCGCTGACGGCGCTCTACGATGGCTCGCGATCCGATTGGGTGCGCTCCACGGTGCTGACGACCTTGGTCGCCGTCGACAAAGGGGCGGCGCGCAGCCGGGTGGAAGCAGGGTTGTCCGATGCGTGGCCCGTGCGCTTGACGGCCATTCCGGCTTTGGCGGTGCTGGGGACGGACGCCGATGTCGCCAAGCTGGTCTCCATCGCGGGGGGCGCGGACAAGCGGCTGGTGTACGCGGCCATCGAGGCGATCGCCACGCTCGATCCGTCGCGCGCGACACCGGAGATGAAGGCCACGCTGCGCGGCGTATTGGCGAATCCCGACTTCGAGACGATATCCGCCGTCGCCGACGCGGTGGTGGCGCACAAGTGGACCGACTTTGCCGACGACTTCCGCGGTCTGTACGACGCATTCCCCGGCCCGGCGAACCTGAATGGGCGCATGGCCGTGCTGCTGGCGCTGGGCACGGTGGGGAGCACGGCCGACGTTCCGCTCTTCGAGCGCGGCCTCGCCGACGACGAGCAGCTCGTGTCGCAAACGGCGGCCGACGCGTACAAAGCCATCACCGGTGTGGACGTGAGCGCCCGCGTGCGCCGCGCCAGCGTGGTGCGCACCAAGACGCCGTCGCACCGCGAGGTGGAGCGCGCGCTCGACTCCCTCGTTCTCCTGGAGACCACGCGCGGGCCCATCGTGCTGCGCATGCTCCGCGAGGCGCCGCTGAGCGCAACCAACTTCGTGCGACTGGCCGGTAGTGGCTTTTACGATGGATTGCCGTTCCACCGGGTGGTTCCCAACTTCGTGGCCCAGGGCGGCGATCCGCGCGGGGATGGCTTCGGCGGCTCGGACGATTTGGTGCGCGAGGAGATCGCCCGCGTCCCCCACCGCCGCGGCACCGTTGGAATGGCGACGCAGGGGAAGGACACCGCCTCCTCGCAGTTCTTCTTCAACCACGGTTGGAACGTGAGCCTGGACGGGCGCTACACGGTCTTCGCCGAGACCATCTTCGGCCTCGATGCGGCCGATCGGCTCGAGGTGGGCGACACCATCAAGCGCGCCAGGGTCCTTCCGGGCGCGGGCCTGTAA